One Ostrea edulis chromosome 2, xbOstEdul1.1, whole genome shotgun sequence genomic region harbors:
- the LOC125680335 gene encoding ral guanine nucleotide dissociation stimulator-like 1 isoform X5, with product MTLDDVTRFWREEKEDGAIYNVYLKKVTYHTISDLDQCKGHLMWETQKIRVIKAGTLEKLVESLVTFKGELDSTYVNVFLATYRTFATPKQVLELLVKRYKWLQKDSRENKDRKENNENQQKTFKSVISVWMDTYPDDFRDHPDYTCLTTLESFSRQFIPESDLELRARHKIEKFQSEAVSKSDGGIKFQFSIVEEVDHMIDAEYQKPLEFLDIPNQRLAEQLTYKDAELFKRVIPHHCLGAVWARRDRKLGKGGTIAPSVLATIDQFNRVSLRVIATILRTRDIKSSQRAKILQKWIEIAQDLRQQKNFSSLKAIISGLQSHSVYRLRRTWSSLTKESIDTFQELADIFSNDNNQILSRELLMKEATAKFADLDSNNKMLRRRNLQKRRSWIENGIVQGTVPYLGTFLTDLTMIDTAVPDRTECGLINFEKRRKEFEVLAQIKLLQSAAQIYHFQENKRIWSWFDSVRVYDENECHDMSCIIEPIKEGPSRLKKKSASLGTRPPRYEGSKLSLLSCGLDSSSICSSNLDSPASPSQGMSHSSSTSSLLSCDSDTTVSSPFRSSDTCVIRVRFESSPESDTHVYKSIMLKNADHTHTVIDKVLDKYSKKGPTSNFCLLQVLSDGELLIPEKVNVFYAMNNSDGSEPVFVVRTKQDQEARIQHRKRGRRKLKNWSL from the exons TTGGACCAATGCAAGGGCCATTTGATGTGGGAGACCCAGAAGATTCGAGTAATCAAAGCTGGTACCCTGGAAAAACTGGTGGAAAGTTTGGTCACTTTTAAGGGGGAGCTTGACTCAACATATGTTAACGTATTCCTGGCCACATACAGGACATTTGCAACCCCGAAGCAGGTTCTGGAACTTCTCGTAAAAAG atataaatGGCTTCAGAAGGACAGCCGAGAGAACAAagacagaaaagaaaacaacgAGAATCAGCAAAA AACGTTTAAGTCTGTAATATCAGTATGGATGGACACCTACCCTGATGATTTTCGAGACCACCCCGACTACACATGCCTGACCACCTTAGAGTCGTTCTCACGCCAGTTTATTCCAGAGAGTGATCTAGAACTGAGGGCTCGACACAAAATAGAAAAGTTTCAATCAGAGGCTGTCTCTAAATCAG ACGGAGGGATTAAGTTCCAGTTTTCTATTGTGGAGGAGGTGGATCACATGATTGATGCTGAATACCAGAAACCGCTAGAATTTTTGGACATACCCAATCAACGACTAGCGGAGCAGCTCACCTATAAAGATGCG GAATTATTTAAACGGGTGATTCCCCATCATTGTTTGGGAGCTGTGTGGGCGAGGAGAGACCGGAAACTGGGCAAGGGGGGTACTATAGCCCCTAGCGTGCTGGCCACAATTGACCAGTTTAACAGAGTGTCATTACGGGTAATAGCCACTATACTGAGGACCAGAGACATCAAATCCTCACAGAGGGCGAAAATCCTCCAGAAATGGATAGAGATAGCCCAG GACCTGCGACAACAAAAGAATTTTTCCTCTTTGAAAGCCATTATATCGGGACTTCAATCCCATTCTGTATATCGATTGAGGAGAACTTGGTCTTCCCTTACAAA AGAAAGCATTGATACATTTCAAGAGTTGGCAGACATTTTTTCCAACGACAATAACCAGATATTATCTCGAGAATTACTCATGAAA GAGGCCACAGCCAAGTTTGCTGATCTTGATTCCAACAATAAGATGCTAAGGAGACGAAATCTACAAAAGCGCCGGTCTTGGATAGAAAAT GGCATTGTTCAGGGTACAGTGCCATATTTGGGGACCTTCCTGACTGACCTTACTATGATAGACACAGCTGTTCCCGACCGCACCGAATGCGGCCTCATTAACTTTGAGAAACGCAGAAAAGAATTCGAGGTCCTGGCTCAAATCAAACTTCTCCAATCAGCTGCGCAGATTTACCACTTCCAGGAAAATAAACGGATTTGGTCCTGGTTCGATTCCGTCAGagtttatgatgaaaatgaatg cCATGACATGTCTTGTATAATTGAACCCATCAAGGAAGGTCCCAGTCGATTGAAGAAGAAATCTGCAAG TTTGGGTACACGGCCACCGCGGTACGAGGGCAGTAAGCTGTCTCTGTTGAGCTGTGGACTGGACAGTTCCAGCATCTGTAGTTCTAATCTGGACTCTCCCGCTTCTCCCTCACAAGGA ATGTCCCACTCTTCCTCCACGTCCTCGCTCCTGTCATGTGACAGTGACACCACCGTGTCGTCACCATTCCGATCTTCCGATACTTGTGTCATCAGAGTCCGCTTTGAGTCCAGCCCTGAATCAGATACTCATGTGTACAAAAGTATCATG TTGAAGAATGCAGATCACACCCACACTGTGATAGATAAAGTATTGGACAAATACTCTAAAAAAGGTCCCACCAGTAATTTCTGTCTCTTACAAGTCCTATCTGACGGAG AATTATTGATTCCAGAAAAAGTGAACGTGTTTTATGCCATGAACAATAGCGATGGTTCTGAACCGGTGTTTGTGGTGCGAACCAAACAGGACCAAGAAGCTCGTATTCAACACAGAAAGCGGGGTCGACGGAAACTAAAAAACTGGAGTCTATAA
- the LOC125680335 gene encoding ral guanine nucleotide dissociation stimulator-like 1 isoform X2: MTLDDVTRFWREEKEDGAIYNVYLKKVTYHTISDLDQCKGHLMWETQKIRVIKAGTLEKLVESLVTFKGELDSTYVNVFLATYRTFATPKQVLELLVKRYKWLQKDSRENKDRKENNENQQKTFKSVISVWMDTYPDDFRDHPDYTCLTTLESFSRQFIPESDLELRARHKIEKFQSEAVSKSDGGIKFQFSIVEEVDHMIDAEYQKPLEFLDIPNQRLAEQLTYKDAELFKRVIPHHCLGAVWARRDRKLGKGGTIAPSVLATIDQFNRVSLRVIATILRTRDIKSSQRAKILQKWIEIAQDLRQQKNFSSLKAIISGLQSHSVYRLRRTWSSLTKESIDTFQELADIFSNDNNQILSRELLMKEATAKFADLDSNNKMLRRRNLQKRRSWIENGIVQGTVPYLGTFLTDLTMIDTAVPDRTECGLINFEKRRKEFEVLAQIKLLQSAAQIYHFQENKRIWSWFDSVRVYDENECHDMSCIIEPIKEGPSRLKKKSASLSSLLKVVRYGDNLGTRPPRYEGSKLSLLSCGLDSSSICSSNLDSPASPSQGMSHSSSTSSLLSCDSDTTVSSPFRSSDTCVIRVRFESSPESDTHVYKSIMLKNADHTHTVIDKVLDKYSKKGPTSNFCLLQVLSDGELLIPEKVNVFYAMNNSDGSEPVFVVRTKQDQEARIQHRKRGRRKLKNWSL; this comes from the exons TTGGACCAATGCAAGGGCCATTTGATGTGGGAGACCCAGAAGATTCGAGTAATCAAAGCTGGTACCCTGGAAAAACTGGTGGAAAGTTTGGTCACTTTTAAGGGGGAGCTTGACTCAACATATGTTAACGTATTCCTGGCCACATACAGGACATTTGCAACCCCGAAGCAGGTTCTGGAACTTCTCGTAAAAAG atataaatGGCTTCAGAAGGACAGCCGAGAGAACAAagacagaaaagaaaacaacgAGAATCAGCAAAA AACGTTTAAGTCTGTAATATCAGTATGGATGGACACCTACCCTGATGATTTTCGAGACCACCCCGACTACACATGCCTGACCACCTTAGAGTCGTTCTCACGCCAGTTTATTCCAGAGAGTGATCTAGAACTGAGGGCTCGACACAAAATAGAAAAGTTTCAATCAGAGGCTGTCTCTAAATCAG ACGGAGGGATTAAGTTCCAGTTTTCTATTGTGGAGGAGGTGGATCACATGATTGATGCTGAATACCAGAAACCGCTAGAATTTTTGGACATACCCAATCAACGACTAGCGGAGCAGCTCACCTATAAAGATGCG GAATTATTTAAACGGGTGATTCCCCATCATTGTTTGGGAGCTGTGTGGGCGAGGAGAGACCGGAAACTGGGCAAGGGGGGTACTATAGCCCCTAGCGTGCTGGCCACAATTGACCAGTTTAACAGAGTGTCATTACGGGTAATAGCCACTATACTGAGGACCAGAGACATCAAATCCTCACAGAGGGCGAAAATCCTCCAGAAATGGATAGAGATAGCCCAG GACCTGCGACAACAAAAGAATTTTTCCTCTTTGAAAGCCATTATATCGGGACTTCAATCCCATTCTGTATATCGATTGAGGAGAACTTGGTCTTCCCTTACAAA AGAAAGCATTGATACATTTCAAGAGTTGGCAGACATTTTTTCCAACGACAATAACCAGATATTATCTCGAGAATTACTCATGAAA GAGGCCACAGCCAAGTTTGCTGATCTTGATTCCAACAATAAGATGCTAAGGAGACGAAATCTACAAAAGCGCCGGTCTTGGATAGAAAAT GGCATTGTTCAGGGTACAGTGCCATATTTGGGGACCTTCCTGACTGACCTTACTATGATAGACACAGCTGTTCCCGACCGCACCGAATGCGGCCTCATTAACTTTGAGAAACGCAGAAAAGAATTCGAGGTCCTGGCTCAAATCAAACTTCTCCAATCAGCTGCGCAGATTTACCACTTCCAGGAAAATAAACGGATTTGGTCCTGGTTCGATTCCGTCAGagtttatgatgaaaatgaatg cCATGACATGTCTTGTATAATTGAACCCATCAAGGAAGGTCCCAGTCGATTGAAGAAGAAATCTGCAAG TTTATCAAGTTTGCTCAAAGTTGTCAGATATGGTGATAA TTTGGGTACACGGCCACCGCGGTACGAGGGCAGTAAGCTGTCTCTGTTGAGCTGTGGACTGGACAGTTCCAGCATCTGTAGTTCTAATCTGGACTCTCCCGCTTCTCCCTCACAAGGA ATGTCCCACTCTTCCTCCACGTCCTCGCTCCTGTCATGTGACAGTGACACCACCGTGTCGTCACCATTCCGATCTTCCGATACTTGTGTCATCAGAGTCCGCTTTGAGTCCAGCCCTGAATCAGATACTCATGTGTACAAAAGTATCATG TTGAAGAATGCAGATCACACCCACACTGTGATAGATAAAGTATTGGACAAATACTCTAAAAAAGGTCCCACCAGTAATTTCTGTCTCTTACAAGTCCTATCTGACGGAG AATTATTGATTCCAGAAAAAGTGAACGTGTTTTATGCCATGAACAATAGCGATGGTTCTGAACCGGTGTTTGTGGTGCGAACCAAACAGGACCAAGAAGCTCGTATTCAACACAGAAAGCGGGGTCGACGGAAACTAAAAAACTGGAGTCTATAA
- the LOC125680335 gene encoding ral guanine nucleotide dissociation stimulator-like isoform X3: MDDVTRFWREEKEDGAIYNVYLKKVTYHTISDLDQCKGHLMWETQKIRVIKAGTLEKLVESLVTFKGELDSTYVNVFLATYRTFATPKQVLELLVKRYKWLQKDSRENKDRKENNENQQKTFKSVISVWMDTYPDDFRDHPDYTCLTTLESFSRQFIPESDLELRARHKIEKFQSEAVSKSDGGIKFQFSIVEEVDHMIDAEYQKPLEFLDIPNQRLAEQLTYKDAELFKRVIPHHCLGAVWARRDRKLGKGGTIAPSVLATIDQFNRVSLRVIATILRTRDIKSSQRAKILQKWIEIAQDLRQQKNFSSLKAIISGLQSHSVYRLRRTWSSLTKESIDTFQELADIFSNDNNQILSRELLMKEATAKFADLDSNNKMLRRRNLQKRRSWIENGIVQGTVPYLGTFLTDLTMIDTAVPDRTECGLINFEKRRKEFEVLAQIKLLQSAAQIYHFQENKRIWSWFDSVRVYDENECHDMSCIIEPIKEGPSRLKKKSASLSSLLKVVRYGDNLGTRPPRYEGSKLSLLSCGLDSSSICSSNLDSPASPSQGMSHSSSTSSLLSCDSDTTVSSPFRSSDTCVIRVRFESSPESDTHVYKSIMLKNADHTHTVIDKVLDKYSKKGPTSNFCLLQVLSDGELLIPEKVNVFYAMNNSDGSEPVFVVRTKQDQEARIQHRKRGRRKLKNWSL, translated from the exons TTGGACCAATGCAAGGGCCATTTGATGTGGGAGACCCAGAAGATTCGAGTAATCAAAGCTGGTACCCTGGAAAAACTGGTGGAAAGTTTGGTCACTTTTAAGGGGGAGCTTGACTCAACATATGTTAACGTATTCCTGGCCACATACAGGACATTTGCAACCCCGAAGCAGGTTCTGGAACTTCTCGTAAAAAG atataaatGGCTTCAGAAGGACAGCCGAGAGAACAAagacagaaaagaaaacaacgAGAATCAGCAAAA AACGTTTAAGTCTGTAATATCAGTATGGATGGACACCTACCCTGATGATTTTCGAGACCACCCCGACTACACATGCCTGACCACCTTAGAGTCGTTCTCACGCCAGTTTATTCCAGAGAGTGATCTAGAACTGAGGGCTCGACACAAAATAGAAAAGTTTCAATCAGAGGCTGTCTCTAAATCAG ACGGAGGGATTAAGTTCCAGTTTTCTATTGTGGAGGAGGTGGATCACATGATTGATGCTGAATACCAGAAACCGCTAGAATTTTTGGACATACCCAATCAACGACTAGCGGAGCAGCTCACCTATAAAGATGCG GAATTATTTAAACGGGTGATTCCCCATCATTGTTTGGGAGCTGTGTGGGCGAGGAGAGACCGGAAACTGGGCAAGGGGGGTACTATAGCCCCTAGCGTGCTGGCCACAATTGACCAGTTTAACAGAGTGTCATTACGGGTAATAGCCACTATACTGAGGACCAGAGACATCAAATCCTCACAGAGGGCGAAAATCCTCCAGAAATGGATAGAGATAGCCCAG GACCTGCGACAACAAAAGAATTTTTCCTCTTTGAAAGCCATTATATCGGGACTTCAATCCCATTCTGTATATCGATTGAGGAGAACTTGGTCTTCCCTTACAAA AGAAAGCATTGATACATTTCAAGAGTTGGCAGACATTTTTTCCAACGACAATAACCAGATATTATCTCGAGAATTACTCATGAAA GAGGCCACAGCCAAGTTTGCTGATCTTGATTCCAACAATAAGATGCTAAGGAGACGAAATCTACAAAAGCGCCGGTCTTGGATAGAAAAT GGCATTGTTCAGGGTACAGTGCCATATTTGGGGACCTTCCTGACTGACCTTACTATGATAGACACAGCTGTTCCCGACCGCACCGAATGCGGCCTCATTAACTTTGAGAAACGCAGAAAAGAATTCGAGGTCCTGGCTCAAATCAAACTTCTCCAATCAGCTGCGCAGATTTACCACTTCCAGGAAAATAAACGGATTTGGTCCTGGTTCGATTCCGTCAGagtttatgatgaaaatgaatg cCATGACATGTCTTGTATAATTGAACCCATCAAGGAAGGTCCCAGTCGATTGAAGAAGAAATCTGCAAG TTTATCAAGTTTGCTCAAAGTTGTCAGATATGGTGATAA TTTGGGTACACGGCCACCGCGGTACGAGGGCAGTAAGCTGTCTCTGTTGAGCTGTGGACTGGACAGTTCCAGCATCTGTAGTTCTAATCTGGACTCTCCCGCTTCTCCCTCACAAGGA ATGTCCCACTCTTCCTCCACGTCCTCGCTCCTGTCATGTGACAGTGACACCACCGTGTCGTCACCATTCCGATCTTCCGATACTTGTGTCATCAGAGTCCGCTTTGAGTCCAGCCCTGAATCAGATACTCATGTGTACAAAAGTATCATG TTGAAGAATGCAGATCACACCCACACTGTGATAGATAAAGTATTGGACAAATACTCTAAAAAAGGTCCCACCAGTAATTTCTGTCTCTTACAAGTCCTATCTGACGGAG AATTATTGATTCCAGAAAAAGTGAACGTGTTTTATGCCATGAACAATAGCGATGGTTCTGAACCGGTGTTTGTGGTGCGAACCAAACAGGACCAAGAAGCTCGTATTCAACACAGAAAGCGGGGTCGACGGAAACTAAAAAACTGGAGTCTATAA
- the LOC125680335 gene encoding ral guanine nucleotide dissociation stimulator-like 1 isoform X4, translating into MAFSSSEGQDDVTRFWREEKEDGAIYNVYLKKVTYHTISDLDQCKGHLMWETQKIRVIKAGTLEKLVESLVTFKGELDSTYVNVFLATYRTFATPKQVLELLVKRYKWLQKDSRENKDRKENNENQQKTFKSVISVWMDTYPDDFRDHPDYTCLTTLESFSRQFIPESDLELRARHKIEKFQSEAVSKSDGGIKFQFSIVEEVDHMIDAEYQKPLEFLDIPNQRLAEQLTYKDAELFKRVIPHHCLGAVWARRDRKLGKGGTIAPSVLATIDQFNRVSLRVIATILRTRDIKSSQRAKILQKWIEIAQDLRQQKNFSSLKAIISGLQSHSVYRLRRTWSSLTKESIDTFQELADIFSNDNNQILSRELLMKEATAKFADLDSNNKMLRRRNLQKRRSWIENGIVQGTVPYLGTFLTDLTMIDTAVPDRTECGLINFEKRRKEFEVLAQIKLLQSAAQIYHFQENKRIWSWFDSVRVYDENECHDMSCIIEPIKEGPSRLKKKSASLGTRPPRYEGSKLSLLSCGLDSSSICSSNLDSPASPSQGMSHSSSTSSLLSCDSDTTVSSPFRSSDTCVIRVRFESSPESDTHVYKSIMLKNADHTHTVIDKVLDKYSKKGPTSNFCLLQVLSDGELLIPEKVNVFYAMNNSDGSEPVFVVRTKQDQEARIQHRKRGRRKLKNWSL; encoded by the exons TTGGACCAATGCAAGGGCCATTTGATGTGGGAGACCCAGAAGATTCGAGTAATCAAAGCTGGTACCCTGGAAAAACTGGTGGAAAGTTTGGTCACTTTTAAGGGGGAGCTTGACTCAACATATGTTAACGTATTCCTGGCCACATACAGGACATTTGCAACCCCGAAGCAGGTTCTGGAACTTCTCGTAAAAAG atataaatGGCTTCAGAAGGACAGCCGAGAGAACAAagacagaaaagaaaacaacgAGAATCAGCAAAA AACGTTTAAGTCTGTAATATCAGTATGGATGGACACCTACCCTGATGATTTTCGAGACCACCCCGACTACACATGCCTGACCACCTTAGAGTCGTTCTCACGCCAGTTTATTCCAGAGAGTGATCTAGAACTGAGGGCTCGACACAAAATAGAAAAGTTTCAATCAGAGGCTGTCTCTAAATCAG ACGGAGGGATTAAGTTCCAGTTTTCTATTGTGGAGGAGGTGGATCACATGATTGATGCTGAATACCAGAAACCGCTAGAATTTTTGGACATACCCAATCAACGACTAGCGGAGCAGCTCACCTATAAAGATGCG GAATTATTTAAACGGGTGATTCCCCATCATTGTTTGGGAGCTGTGTGGGCGAGGAGAGACCGGAAACTGGGCAAGGGGGGTACTATAGCCCCTAGCGTGCTGGCCACAATTGACCAGTTTAACAGAGTGTCATTACGGGTAATAGCCACTATACTGAGGACCAGAGACATCAAATCCTCACAGAGGGCGAAAATCCTCCAGAAATGGATAGAGATAGCCCAG GACCTGCGACAACAAAAGAATTTTTCCTCTTTGAAAGCCATTATATCGGGACTTCAATCCCATTCTGTATATCGATTGAGGAGAACTTGGTCTTCCCTTACAAA AGAAAGCATTGATACATTTCAAGAGTTGGCAGACATTTTTTCCAACGACAATAACCAGATATTATCTCGAGAATTACTCATGAAA GAGGCCACAGCCAAGTTTGCTGATCTTGATTCCAACAATAAGATGCTAAGGAGACGAAATCTACAAAAGCGCCGGTCTTGGATAGAAAAT GGCATTGTTCAGGGTACAGTGCCATATTTGGGGACCTTCCTGACTGACCTTACTATGATAGACACAGCTGTTCCCGACCGCACCGAATGCGGCCTCATTAACTTTGAGAAACGCAGAAAAGAATTCGAGGTCCTGGCTCAAATCAAACTTCTCCAATCAGCTGCGCAGATTTACCACTTCCAGGAAAATAAACGGATTTGGTCCTGGTTCGATTCCGTCAGagtttatgatgaaaatgaatg cCATGACATGTCTTGTATAATTGAACCCATCAAGGAAGGTCCCAGTCGATTGAAGAAGAAATCTGCAAG TTTGGGTACACGGCCACCGCGGTACGAGGGCAGTAAGCTGTCTCTGTTGAGCTGTGGACTGGACAGTTCCAGCATCTGTAGTTCTAATCTGGACTCTCCCGCTTCTCCCTCACAAGGA ATGTCCCACTCTTCCTCCACGTCCTCGCTCCTGTCATGTGACAGTGACACCACCGTGTCGTCACCATTCCGATCTTCCGATACTTGTGTCATCAGAGTCCGCTTTGAGTCCAGCCCTGAATCAGATACTCATGTGTACAAAAGTATCATG TTGAAGAATGCAGATCACACCCACACTGTGATAGATAAAGTATTGGACAAATACTCTAAAAAAGGTCCCACCAGTAATTTCTGTCTCTTACAAGTCCTATCTGACGGAG AATTATTGATTCCAGAAAAAGTGAACGTGTTTTATGCCATGAACAATAGCGATGGTTCTGAACCGGTGTTTGTGGTGCGAACCAAACAGGACCAAGAAGCTCGTATTCAACACAGAAAGCGGGGTCGACGGAAACTAAAAAACTGGAGTCTATAA
- the LOC125680335 gene encoding ral guanine nucleotide dissociation stimulator-like isoform X1: MAFSSSEGQDDVTRFWREEKEDGAIYNVYLKKVTYHTISDLDQCKGHLMWETQKIRVIKAGTLEKLVESLVTFKGELDSTYVNVFLATYRTFATPKQVLELLVKRYKWLQKDSRENKDRKENNENQQKTFKSVISVWMDTYPDDFRDHPDYTCLTTLESFSRQFIPESDLELRARHKIEKFQSEAVSKSDGGIKFQFSIVEEVDHMIDAEYQKPLEFLDIPNQRLAEQLTYKDAELFKRVIPHHCLGAVWARRDRKLGKGGTIAPSVLATIDQFNRVSLRVIATILRTRDIKSSQRAKILQKWIEIAQDLRQQKNFSSLKAIISGLQSHSVYRLRRTWSSLTKESIDTFQELADIFSNDNNQILSRELLMKEATAKFADLDSNNKMLRRRNLQKRRSWIENGIVQGTVPYLGTFLTDLTMIDTAVPDRTECGLINFEKRRKEFEVLAQIKLLQSAAQIYHFQENKRIWSWFDSVRVYDENECHDMSCIIEPIKEGPSRLKKKSASLSSLLKVVRYGDNLGTRPPRYEGSKLSLLSCGLDSSSICSSNLDSPASPSQGMSHSSSTSSLLSCDSDTTVSSPFRSSDTCVIRVRFESSPESDTHVYKSIMLKNADHTHTVIDKVLDKYSKKGPTSNFCLLQVLSDGELLIPEKVNVFYAMNNSDGSEPVFVVRTKQDQEARIQHRKRGRRKLKNWSL; this comes from the exons TTGGACCAATGCAAGGGCCATTTGATGTGGGAGACCCAGAAGATTCGAGTAATCAAAGCTGGTACCCTGGAAAAACTGGTGGAAAGTTTGGTCACTTTTAAGGGGGAGCTTGACTCAACATATGTTAACGTATTCCTGGCCACATACAGGACATTTGCAACCCCGAAGCAGGTTCTGGAACTTCTCGTAAAAAG atataaatGGCTTCAGAAGGACAGCCGAGAGAACAAagacagaaaagaaaacaacgAGAATCAGCAAAA AACGTTTAAGTCTGTAATATCAGTATGGATGGACACCTACCCTGATGATTTTCGAGACCACCCCGACTACACATGCCTGACCACCTTAGAGTCGTTCTCACGCCAGTTTATTCCAGAGAGTGATCTAGAACTGAGGGCTCGACACAAAATAGAAAAGTTTCAATCAGAGGCTGTCTCTAAATCAG ACGGAGGGATTAAGTTCCAGTTTTCTATTGTGGAGGAGGTGGATCACATGATTGATGCTGAATACCAGAAACCGCTAGAATTTTTGGACATACCCAATCAACGACTAGCGGAGCAGCTCACCTATAAAGATGCG GAATTATTTAAACGGGTGATTCCCCATCATTGTTTGGGAGCTGTGTGGGCGAGGAGAGACCGGAAACTGGGCAAGGGGGGTACTATAGCCCCTAGCGTGCTGGCCACAATTGACCAGTTTAACAGAGTGTCATTACGGGTAATAGCCACTATACTGAGGACCAGAGACATCAAATCCTCACAGAGGGCGAAAATCCTCCAGAAATGGATAGAGATAGCCCAG GACCTGCGACAACAAAAGAATTTTTCCTCTTTGAAAGCCATTATATCGGGACTTCAATCCCATTCTGTATATCGATTGAGGAGAACTTGGTCTTCCCTTACAAA AGAAAGCATTGATACATTTCAAGAGTTGGCAGACATTTTTTCCAACGACAATAACCAGATATTATCTCGAGAATTACTCATGAAA GAGGCCACAGCCAAGTTTGCTGATCTTGATTCCAACAATAAGATGCTAAGGAGACGAAATCTACAAAAGCGCCGGTCTTGGATAGAAAAT GGCATTGTTCAGGGTACAGTGCCATATTTGGGGACCTTCCTGACTGACCTTACTATGATAGACACAGCTGTTCCCGACCGCACCGAATGCGGCCTCATTAACTTTGAGAAACGCAGAAAAGAATTCGAGGTCCTGGCTCAAATCAAACTTCTCCAATCAGCTGCGCAGATTTACCACTTCCAGGAAAATAAACGGATTTGGTCCTGGTTCGATTCCGTCAGagtttatgatgaaaatgaatg cCATGACATGTCTTGTATAATTGAACCCATCAAGGAAGGTCCCAGTCGATTGAAGAAGAAATCTGCAAG TTTATCAAGTTTGCTCAAAGTTGTCAGATATGGTGATAA TTTGGGTACACGGCCACCGCGGTACGAGGGCAGTAAGCTGTCTCTGTTGAGCTGTGGACTGGACAGTTCCAGCATCTGTAGTTCTAATCTGGACTCTCCCGCTTCTCCCTCACAAGGA ATGTCCCACTCTTCCTCCACGTCCTCGCTCCTGTCATGTGACAGTGACACCACCGTGTCGTCACCATTCCGATCTTCCGATACTTGTGTCATCAGAGTCCGCTTTGAGTCCAGCCCTGAATCAGATACTCATGTGTACAAAAGTATCATG TTGAAGAATGCAGATCACACCCACACTGTGATAGATAAAGTATTGGACAAATACTCTAAAAAAGGTCCCACCAGTAATTTCTGTCTCTTACAAGTCCTATCTGACGGAG AATTATTGATTCCAGAAAAAGTGAACGTGTTTTATGCCATGAACAATAGCGATGGTTCTGAACCGGTGTTTGTGGTGCGAACCAAACAGGACCAAGAAGCTCGTATTCAACACAGAAAGCGGGGTCGACGGAAACTAAAAAACTGGAGTCTATAA